The bacterium genome window below encodes:
- a CDS encoding Gfo/Idh/MocA family oxidoreductase, with protein sequence MTVKVGIIGTGGRGIGFIRHINERKDALITALCDPNHVRMKKVAELKIEGVPLCIHKPQLYTTIGDMLSSEELDAIIITSPDYCHEANAIDALEKDIFVLIDKPLATTTEGCMNVLKAAKKSKATVMIGFNLRHDPTLMKVKEIVSKGDLGRIFMIENREFYDGGKTYLARWNGKQKYSGGLWVHKGTHDFDIFNWLNQGGKPLRVSAFAERSALRKEEIPFKIKPKKPVGLTCTECSYRDICPDFVARNTKLWGREAQAVDKYAKDLCIYTSDADVYDNGIAIVEYDNGVRASHLECFVTSLSDRLYTIVGTKGQLSASLHDRKIEIRPRWAKDVTATTIEIPKVRGGHGGADTGLTERFLEVVREKREPSSSLIDGTFSVAIGEAAEHSWREHRMVEISEVLDVNNNLLKKG encoded by the coding sequence ATGACAGTTAAAGTGGGAATAATAGGTACAGGTGGTAGAGGAATCGGTTTTATAAGACATATAAATGAACGCAAGGATGCTCTTATAACTGCATTGTGTGATCCGAATCATGTGCGTATGAAGAAAGTTGCAGAATTAAAGATTGAAGGTGTTCCCTTATGTATCCACAAGCCGCAACTTTATACTACTATAGGGGATATGCTAAGTTCTGAAGAGTTGGATGCGATTATAATCACAAGTCCTGATTATTGCCATGAGGCTAATGCAATTGATGCTTTAGAAAAAGACATTTTTGTGCTTATAGACAAACCGCTTGCTACCACTACAGAGGGATGTATGAATGTACTTAAGGCAGCTAAGAAATCTAAAGCTACTGTTATGATAGGGTTTAATCTACGTCATGATCCAACATTAATGAAGGTTAAGGAAATTGTCTCCAAAGGGGATCTGGGACGAATATTCATGATAGAGAACAGAGAATTCTACGATGGCGGGAAAACATATCTTGCGCGCTGGAATGGAAAGCAGAAGTACAGTGGTGGATTATGGGTTCATAAAGGAACTCATGATTTTGATATTTTTAACTGGTTAAATCAGGGTGGAAAGCCTCTCAGAGTCTCTGCATTTGCAGAAAGAAGTGCCTTGAGAAAAGAGGAAATCCCATTCAAAATTAAACCTAAAAAACCAGTTGGGCTAACCTGTACAGAATGTAGTTATAGAGATATTTGTCCTGATTTTGTTGCCCGAAATACTAAATTATGGGGTAGAGAAGCACAGGCAGTTGATAAATACGCAAAGGATCTTTGTATTTATACTTCAGATGCTGATGTTTATGATAATGGTATCGCAATTGTAGAATATGATAATGGGGTTAGGGCTTCACATCTTGAATGTTTTGTAACTTCTTTATCAGATAGGCTATATACCATTGTTGGAACTAAAGGACAGCTCTCTGCCAGCTTACATGATAGAAAGATCGAAATTCGACCACGTTGGGCAAAAGATGTTACTGCAACTACAATAGAAATTCCTAAGGTAAGGGGAGGTCATGGTGGAGCTGATACTGGATTAACAGAGCGTTTTTTGGAAGTGGTGAGGGAAAAAAGGGAACCTTCTTCCTCGCTTATTGATGGTACATTTTCTGTTGCGATAGGGGAGGCTGCAGAACACTCATGGCGCGAACATCGAATGGTTGAAATATCAGAAGTTCTGGATGTAAATAATAATCTCCTTAAGAAAGGATGA
- a CDS encoding prepilin-type N-terminal cleavage/methylation domain-containing protein, translating to MRRLRNMFGFTLMELLVVIAIIALLASMLLPALMQAREMGKRTKCLSNLRQLGMAIQMYVDDYDGWFRPYYVSTWSDYRWRYWPNSIVCPGYIKNPDVFYCPSLAPFNSSNVNSKWNGAYFDAVPLTYGLRRWGIGDEPIFKIENPSAYFILVDSVLDIPGNAEHMLQVYNVDDAGQAVHVRHNERANTLFADWHVEAKEESYFTDLGYDVYP from the coding sequence ATGAGACGATTAAGGAACATGTTTGGTTTTACCTTGATGGAGCTTTTGGTTGTGATTGCAATAATCGCGCTTCTCGCGTCAATGCTTTTGCCTGCTTTGATGCAGGCAAGGGAGATGGGGAAAAGAACAAAATGTCTTAGTAACCTGAGACAATTAGGCATGGCTATCCAGATGTATGTCGATGACTATGATGGTTGGTTCCGTCCATATTATGTCAGTACATGGAGTGATTACAGGTGGAGATATTGGCCAAATTCTATTGTTTGTCCGGGTTATATAAAAAATCCTGATGTATTTTATTGTCCTTCTCTGGCGCCATTTAATAGTAGTAATGTGAATTCTAAATGGAATGGAGCTTATTTCGACGCTGTTCCCCTAACTTATGGATTGAGGAGATGGGGTATAGGTGATGAGCCTATTTTCAAGATAGAGAATCCGTCAGCTTATTTCATTCTGGTAGATAGTGTATTAGATATTCCAGGAAATGCAGAGCATATGCTACAGGTCTACAATGTTGATGACGCTGGTCAAGCTGTTCATGTTCGGCATAATGAGAGGGCAAATACTTTATTTGCTGACTGGCATGTAGAGGCGAAAGAAGAAAGCTATTTTACTGATTTGGGTTATGATGTGTATCCATGA